The following nucleotide sequence is from Aneurinibacillus migulanus.
GTTACCTGTGCGATGTTCAGCTCTTCCGCCAGGCGAGGGCCCACTTGACCGGACCCGTTATCCACCGCCATGTTTCCGCCAAGGATAATATCGTATTCGCGGTCCTTGATAACGGCGGCTAGAATTTTAGCGATACTGTATTCATCCGTCTCGATGTCTTCATCATCGACGATGACAGCTTTGTCTGCACCCATAGCAAGTGCGGTCCGCAGCGCGCTCTCGGCACGTTCCGGTCCGACCGTAATAACGGTGACTTCGCCGCCGTGCTCGTCGCGTAGCGTAATCGCTTCTTCCACTGCGTACTCATCGTACGGATTCATGATGAATTCGACCCCATCTTCGCTGA
It contains:
- a CDS encoding electron transfer flavoprotein subunit beta/FixA family protein, with product SEDGVEFIMNPYDEYAVEEAITLRDEHGGEVTVITVGPERAESALRTALAMGADKAVIVDDEDIETDEYSIAKILAAVIKDREYDIILGGNMAVDNGSGQVGPRLAEELNIAQVTTITKLTVDGGKATIERDVEGDIETIEVSLPVLVTAQQGLNEPRYPSLPGIMKAKKKPMERLTVDDLNIDGEVAAKTSVIETFLPPKKEAGRILSGDVQDQVKELVQLLRNEAKVI